A DNA window from Vigna angularis cultivar LongXiaoDou No.4 chromosome 1, ASM1680809v1, whole genome shotgun sequence contains the following coding sequences:
- the LOC108322895 gene encoding protein trichome birefringence-like 23: protein MRTDYLKQNFPFPHRNIFLKLLLTLFFVGLAFRILFFHSLPSQISPVLESPFPQKATLSEPHNSPHSAALSQPLSEPPPVLERIPEPPPLLGRLPEPPPLLEFVSETEDQLPPTESEQCDYFNGDWVPNPSGPTYTNESCDLIETHQNCLKNGRPDREFLYWRWAPRQCDLPQFDPKRFLNMMRNKAWAFIGDSISRNHVQSLLCILSQVEKPVLVYHDEEYKSKSWNFPSYNFRISVIWSPFLVEAAIFEDINGVSSSEVELHLDKLDSKWTDQYLDFDYIIISTGKWFLKSAIYYENDTILGCHSCPKRNLTELGFNFAYRKALKFVMNFVVSSNHKGMVFFRTFTADHFENGEWFSGGTCNRTAPIKEGEMERKYLNQMLRDIELDEVGKAASEASKNGVNFKLVDFSALSQLRPDGHPGPYRQFQPFAKEKKAKVQNDCLHWCLPGPIDTWNDIIMEMIVKG from the exons ATGAGAACCGATTATTTGAAGCAGAACTTCCCCTTCCCCCACAGAAACATCTTCCTCAAGTTGCTTCTCACCCTCTTCTTCGTAGGCCTCGCTTTCCGTATTCTCTTCTTTCACTCCCTGCCCTCGCAGATTTCCCCTGTTCTCGAATCCCCATTTCCTCAAAAAGCCACCTTATCAGAGCCCCACAATTCTCCTCACTCTGCAGCTCTTTCACAACCACTTTCCGAACCTCCACCTGTTCTGGAACGTATTCCCGAACCTCCACCTCTTCTGGGTCGTCTTCCCGAACCCCCACCTCTTCTGGAATTCGTTTCTGAAACTGAAGATCAGCTCCCTCCCACAGAATCAG AACAATGTGATTACTTTAACGGGGATTGGGTTCCGAACCCGTCTGGTCCAACTTACACCAACGAAAGCTGCGACCTTATTGAAACTCATCAAAATTGCTTGAAGAATGGAAGGCCTGACAGAGAGTTTCTGTATTGGAGGTGGGCTCCTAGACAGTGTGATTTGCCTCAGTTTGATCCAAAGAGGTTTCTCAACATGATGCGGAACAAAGCCTGGGCATTCATTGGTGATTCCATTTCCCGCAACCATGTTCAATCCCTGCTTTGCATTCTCTCCCAG GTGGAAAAACCTGTCTTAGTCTACCATGATGAGGAGTACAAGAGCAAAAGCTGGAACTTCCCCTCATACAACTTCCGTATATCAGTGATTTGGTCTCCATTCCTTGTGGAAGCTGCTATATTTGAAGACATAAATGGAGTTTCGAGTTCTGAAGTGGAGCTACATCTTGACAAACTGGACAGTAAATGGACGGATCAATACCTGGACTTTGATTACATCATTATTTCAACCGGGAAATGGTTTCTGAAATCTGCAATCTACTATGAGAATGACACCATATTGGGTTGCCACTCCTGTCCTAAGAGGAACCTGACAGAGCTGGGATTTAACTTCGCATACCGCAAAGCCTTAAAATTTGTGATGAACTTCGTAGTTTCTTCAAATCACAAAGGAATGGTCTTTTTCAGGACATTCACAGCTGATCATTTTGAAAATGGGGAGTGGTTCAGTGGGGGAACTTGCAATAGAACAGCACCAATTAAAGAAGGTGAGATGGAAAGGAAATATTTGAACCAGATGCTCCGTGACATAGAGTTAGATGAGGTTGGAAAAGCAGCTTCTGAAGCTTCAAAAAATGGTGTGAATTTTAAGCTTGTGGATTTCTCTGCACTATCACAATTGAGACCTGATGGACATCCTGGTCCATACAGGCAATTTCAACCATTTGCAAAGGAGAAAAAGGCTAAAGTTCAGAATGATTGTTTGCATTGGTGCTTACCAGGGCCAATAGACACTTGGAATGATATAATAATGGAGATGATTGTGAAGgggtga
- the LOC108322911 gene encoding high mobility group B protein 6, producing the protein MGDTVVPVATKRGRGRRVLKDKTPSTNEANIIVGKVSESSATPISPSSKQDSKKQQSFEKELLEMQEMLQQMRLDKEKTEELLKAKDEALKQKDEELQNRGREQEKLQVELKKLQKLKEFKPTMNLPVMKDNETKKDKKKKAGGSEKKRPSPPYILWMKDQWNEIKKTNPAAEFKETSNMLGAKWKTVSAEEKKPYEEKYHAEKEAYLQVIAKEKRESEAMRLFEEEQKQRTAMELLEQYMQFKQGAEKETKKNKKEKDPLKPKHPMSAYFLFTNDRRAALLAENKNFLEVPKITAEEWKNITEEQKKPYEEMAKKNKEKYALEMEAYKQKKDEEAAHLMKEEEEHMKLQKQEALQLLKKKEKTDNIIKKTKQNLQKKKQNKEEKNSDPNRPKRPPSSFILFGKEARKTLQDERPGINTSTLNALVSLKWKELSEEDRQFWNSQASDAMDLYKKEMEEYNKSLPAKTE; encoded by the exons ATGGGTGACACAGTTGTTCCTGTAGCCACGAAGAGGGGGAGGGGCAGAAGGGTCCTGAAGGACAAAACCCCATCAACAAACGAGGCCAACATCATTGTCGGTAAGGTTTCTGAGTCCTCAGCGACTCCAATTTCACCCTCGTCGAAACAAGATTCCAAGAAGCAGCAATCTTTTGAGAAAGAATTGCTAGAGATGCAGGAAATGTTGCAGCAGATGCGCCTGGATAAGGAGAAGACTGAAGAGCTTTTGAAGGCCAAAGACGAAGCTCTGAAGCAGAAGGACGAAGAGCTCCAAAACCGTGGCCGTGAACAAGAGAAGCTTCAAGTTGAGCTGAAAAAACTGCAGAAATTGAAGGAGTTTAAACCAACTATG AATTTGCCTGTGATGAAAGATAATGAAACAAAGAaggacaagaagaagaaagcagGCGGCTCTGAGAAGAAAAGACCTTCTCCACCTTATATTTTGTGGATGAAAGACCAATGGAATGAG ATAAAGAAAACGAACCCAGCGGCAGAGTTTAAGGAAACTTCTAACATGTTGGGGGCTAAATGGAAGACTGTGAGTGCAGAGGAGAAGAAGCCTTATGAGGAGAAATATCATGCTGAGAAAGAAGCTTATTTGCAAGTGATTGCAAAGGAAAAGCGTGAGAGTGAGGCAATGAGGTTGTTTGAAGAAGAGCAGAAACAGAGGACTGCCATGGAATTGCTTGAACAGTACATGCAATTCAAACAAGGGGCAGAAAAAGAAACCAAGAAGAACaa GAAAGAGAAGGATCCATTGAAACCAAAGCACCCCATGTCTGCTTATTTCTTGTTCACCAATGATAGGCGAGCAGCTCTTCTCGCTGAAAACAAGAATTTCTTGGAG GTTCCAAAGATCACAGCCGAAGAGTGGAAAAACATAACAGAGGAACAAAAGAAACCCTATGAAGAG ATGGCAAAGAAGAACAAGGAGAAATATGCTTTAGAAATGGAGGCGTATAAGCAGAAGAAAGATGAGGAGGCTGCCCACCTcatgaaggaggaggaggagcatATGAAACTTCAGAAACAAGAAGCCTTGCAACTgctgaagaagaaggagaaaactgATAATATAATCaag AAAACTAAACAGAATCTtcagaagaagaaacaaaataaggaagaaaagaaTTCTGATCCAAATAGGCCTAAGAGGCCTCCATCATCGTTCATCCTATTCGG CAAAGAAGCAAGGAAAACTTTACAAGATGAAAGACCAGGAATCAACACATCAACCCTTAATGCACTTGTCTCATTGAAGTGGAAG GAACTGAGTGAGGAAGATAGGCAATTCTGGAATAGCCAAGCTTCTGATGCAATGGACTTGTACAAGAAGGAGATGGAGGAATACAACAAATCTCTTCCTGCAAAAACCGAATAA
- the LOC108322885 gene encoding probable GABA transporter 2: MTEPPKADIHNRHDEDADAGAAFVLQSKGQWWHAGFHLTTAIVGPTILTLPYAFRGLGWGLGFLCLTTMGVVTFYSYFLMSKVLDYCEKSGRRHIRFRELAADVLGSGWMFYFVIFIQTAINTGVGVGAILLAGECLEIMYSNISVHGSLKLYHFIAMVTVVMIVLSQLPSFHSLRHINLCSLLFALGYTLLVVVACIHAGTSENAPPRDYSLEPKKSARTFSAFTSLSILAAIFGNGILPEIQATLAPPATGKMVKGLIMCYTAIFFTFYSAAVSGYWVFGNKSNSNILKSLLPDSGPSLAPTWVLALAITFVLLQLFAIGLVYSQVAYEIMEKKSADVRQGMFSKRNLIPRIILRTIYTICCGFLAAMLPFFGDINGVVGAVGFIPLDFILPMLMYNMTYKPPKSSLTYWINLSIIVVFTGAGIMGAFSSIRKLVLDANQFKLFSSDVVD; the protein is encoded by the exons ATGACGGAACCACCAAAAGCCGATATCCATAACCGCCACGACGAGGATGCAGATGCCGGAGCTGCTTTCGTTCTCCAATCCAAAG GTCAGTGGTGGCACGCGGGGTTCCACCTAACAACTGCGATCGTCGGACCAACAATTCTGACTCTGCCTTACGCGTTCCGAGGATTAGGGTGGGGACTTGGATTCTTGTGCCTAACGACCATGGGAGTTGTTACCTTCTACTCCTATTTCCTCATGTCCAAAGTTCTCGATTACTGTGAAAAATCCGGTCGCCGACACATCCGTTTCCGAGAACTAGCAGCTGATGTTTTAG GGTCAGGATggatgttttattttgtaatcttCATTCAAACGGCAATCAACACTGGCGTTGGCGTTGGAGCAATCTTGCTTGCGGGTGAATGCCTTGag ATCATGTACTCCAATATTTCAGTTCATGGATCCCTCAAATTGTACCACTTTATAGCAATGGTGACAGTGGTAATGATAGTTTTATCTCAGCTTCCTTCTTTCCATTCCCTGCGACACATCAACTTGTGTTCACTACTTTTCGCCCTTGGCTATACCCTACTCGTGGTTGTTGCCTGTATTCATGCAG GTACTTCAGAAAATGCCCCTCCAAGAGACTATTCTTTAGAACCTAAGAAGTCTGCAAGGACCTTCAGTGCCTTCACGTCCCTCTCCATACTTGCAGCAATATTTGGGAATGGCATATTACCCGAGATACAA GCAACTCTGGCTCCCCCTGCCACTGGGAAGATGGTAAAAGGCCTTATTATGTGTTATACagcaattttttttactttctactCTGCAGCAGTTTCTGGATATTGGGTGTTTGGAAACAAATCCAACTCAAACATTTTAAAGAGTCTGCTACCAGATAGTGGACCTTCTTTGGCCCCAACTTGGGTTCTTGCACTTGCAATCACCTTTGTTCTTCTTCAGCTCTTTGCCATTGGCCTG GTTTATTCTCAAGTTGCTTATGAGATAATGGAGAAGAAATCAGCTGATGTGAGGCAGGGGATGTTTTCCAAAAGAAATCTCATTCCTCGCATTATTCTCAGAACAATTTACACGATATGCTGTGGGTTTTTGGCAGCCATGTTGCCATTTTTTGGAGACATCAACGGTGTGGTTGGTGCTGTTGGTTTCATCCCTTTGGATTTCATTCTGCCGATGCTTATGTACAACATGACATACAAGCCTCCAAAATCATCCTTAACTTACTGGATCAACCTCTCAATTATAGTGGTGTTCACGGGTGCTGGAATCATGGGTGCATTCTCTTCCATAAGGAAATTGGTTCTTGATGCCAACCAGTTTAAGCTATTCAGCAGTGATGTTGTGGATTGA
- the LOC108322920 gene encoding uncharacterized protein LOC108322920 isoform X1, protein MEKKSKSREEKLNQVSKGNVWDCGSSLYDSFELNSFKRQLNTAISNSPKNRKTLSMSHLPERCLSLQLHPQPPPIMSNNKPFKISRTFQKLLRFVFKSGNKLRTSTSCSRSTTPTSIIASNNNTTFQVAEKYSNKDRFYVVYDKSEPVLSTIPELPEFEVAVLSPEIASFVRKSASDRVWSQLGETRLVFDWDFR, encoded by the exons ATGGAGAAGAAATCAAAATCAAGAGAAGAAAAGCTTAACCAAGTTTCGAAGGGAAACGTTTGGGATTGTGGCAGCAGCCTATACGATTCCTTCGAGCTCAACTCCTTCAAACGCCAACTGAACACGGCAATATCGAATTCCCCGAAAAACAGAAAAACCCTTTCCATGTCTCATTTACCCGAACGTTGTCTCTCACTTCAACTTCATCCTCAACCACCACCCATCATGTCCAACAACAAGCCTTTCAAGATCTCTCGAACCTTCCAGAAACTCCTTCGATTTGTCTTCAAGTCCGGCAACAAGTTAAGGACTTCTACTTCTTGTTCTAGGTCTACCACCCCCACCAGTATTATTGCCAGTAATAATAATACTACTTTCCAAGTGGCAGAGAAATATTCCAACAAAGATCGTTTCTACGTTGTTTACGACAAATCCGAACCCGTTCTCTCCACGATTCCCGAGCTTCCGGAATTTGAGGTGGCCGTGCTTTCGCCGGAGATCGCTTCGTTTGTGAGAAAGTCGGCGTCGGACAG GGTTTGGAGTCAACTAGGAGAGACGCGTTTGGTTTTTGATTGGGATTTTAGATGA
- the LOC108322920 gene encoding uncharacterized protein LOC108322920 isoform X2 gives MEKKSKSREEKLNQVSKGNVWDCGSSLYDSFELNSFKRQLNTAISNSPKNRKTLSMSHLPERCLSLQLHPQPPPIMSNNKPFKISRTFQKLLRFVFKSGNKLRTSTSCSRSTTPTSIIASNNNTTFQVAEKYSNKDRFYVVYDKSEPVLSTIPELPEFEVAVLSPEIASFVRKSASDRFMATTAIGFGVN, from the exons ATGGAGAAGAAATCAAAATCAAGAGAAGAAAAGCTTAACCAAGTTTCGAAGGGAAACGTTTGGGATTGTGGCAGCAGCCTATACGATTCCTTCGAGCTCAACTCCTTCAAACGCCAACTGAACACGGCAATATCGAATTCCCCGAAAAACAGAAAAACCCTTTCCATGTCTCATTTACCCGAACGTTGTCTCTCACTTCAACTTCATCCTCAACCACCACCCATCATGTCCAACAACAAGCCTTTCAAGATCTCTCGAACCTTCCAGAAACTCCTTCGATTTGTCTTCAAGTCCGGCAACAAGTTAAGGACTTCTACTTCTTGTTCTAGGTCTACCACCCCCACCAGTATTATTGCCAGTAATAATAATACTACTTTCCAAGTGGCAGAGAAATATTCCAACAAAGATCGTTTCTACGTTGTTTACGACAAATCCGAACCCGTTCTCTCCACGATTCCCGAGCTTCCGGAATTTGAGGTGGCCGTGCTTTCGCCGGAGATCGCTTCGTTTGTGAGAAAGTCGGCGTCGGACAGGTTTATGGCCACCACCGCTATCG GGTTTGGAGTCAACTAG